Part of the Paenibacillus sp. YPG26 genome, AGGCAGGCTTAACTGGAGCTGCTGTCTTCTCCTGGTCGGTATCCGCCATGGGAATACGGGTAAGGGCACTCTTGGCCCTGCGAAATATTTGACGGCAGTTCGCGCTGCTCTTCCCGACAATTTCGGCGATTTCGTTGTATTCATATTGCAGCACTTCCCTGAGCAGAAATACGGCTCTCTCTGTCCAGGACAACTGCTGCAGCAGGAGAAGGTAGGCAGTCGAGATCGACTCCTTGTGGGTATAGAGCTCATCGGGTCCTTTTGGCGTCTCATCGTTCATTACGAGAGGTTCGGGCAGCCAGGGACCCACGTAGACCTCACGCTGTTTGCTGGCAGAGCGCAGATGGTCGATACAGCGGTGGGTGACTATTTTGCATAGATACGCTTTCGGATTAAGAATGTGATCGGGCTTCGTCTCATTGACGTACAGAAATGCTTCCTGAACGATATCCTCCGCTTCCGTCACACTCCCGAGCATCCGGTAGGCAAGAGAGAACAGCAGCGGCTTGTAAGAGCCGTATTGTTCCGCAGTTCCGGTCAATTCCATAGAGCTCACCTCCTGGCTGAAACTTCTATTAAGTTTCGCTTTGATCTTTGACTAATGTACTGGGCGGCACGCAGTGCGCTTGCGGCGGACGCATCTGCAAGCATCTCGCCCTGGCTTACCCAATCACCTGCGACGTACAGACCTTCAATACCTCGGACAGAAGGTCCTGCCAGGCTGTCAGGCTGGCCCACATGCAGATAGTTATGGGTAACTGTCATTCTCGGCAGGTACCTCTGGGTAACCACTTCCTGTTCCCAGCCGGGTTGAATGAGACTCATGGCCGCGGTCAGCATTTCATAGTCCGCGTCTGGATCACTTTCTCCTTGCCCGAGATACTTCACCAGATGCACGACCCGTGTTCCGTCATCACTTAATTTGGCGTGGGCGGTATGGTGAGAGAAGAAGATCGGCTGATCCAGTCCGATGGCGAACTCTCTTGCCGCAACCGGGAGCCGCTTGAGACCGACATCAAGGCAAGCAGCTGCCGAGGGCCGGGTGTTCTCCTTCCAGCGCTTCAATTCGGTATGTTCCGCGCCGCGCACAAGCTTATAAATCTCCGCAGGGGAAGCGGTGCTGATTACATGATGAGCTTCCAGCGAAGCTCCTCCTTCAAGAGCAACGCTCTGAACCCTGCCTTGGTCATGAACGATCTCTATTACAGATTGGCCACTGACAAGGTGAACTCCTGCTTGCTCGGCTATGACTTTAAGCTGATCGATCACAGTCTGCCAACCATGATTTAAGTAGAGGACACCTTGCAACGAACGCTGGACCTGCGCCAAGGCTGGACCAGCGAGCTGATCATCCGGCGCGTGGGAATACGTGGAAGTCCGGCATAAAGCATAGAATATATGCCTAACCATTGGATCATGGATCTCATGCTCTGCCCATGCTCTTAAGCTGCCAGCCTTCATTTGATCCGGTTTAAGCTGCTTGAGCTTCATCATAAGCCGCATAAGATTCATTTTGTTAGGCCAGGTGAGAAGCTTGGAGGATAAGAGACTGGCCGGGCCTGCAAGAAGCGGGATGCTCTGATTGTTCCAGACCGCATGAATATGGGAAGCCGGCTTGCCTCCCTCCAGACGCACCCCAAGCTCCTTCAGGATGGAATAAGCCCGCCCGGCTTGATATAGCGCATGCCCGCCCAGATTGAGGTACGCTTGATTCTTCTTGTTAGTTATGGCACGCCCACCCCAGCGTCCCGACTTCTCGACCAACGCTACAGAATGTCCTCCCTTGGCCAAATAAATAGCGGCGATAAATCCTGCCAATCCTCCACCAATAACAACGGTATCGTACTTGTTCATCAACATTGTTAATCCCCCTCTGTTATCTTGATTACCTTTAAGGCGAAACAGAGTATCGTTTTGTGACAGATTCCATTTTTATCTTTATACTTAATAATGACAGACATAACTACCCAGGTCTTGGATTGCACTGAGAAGGAAGGGGACTATGCCATATTTTATGGATAAAAAGAAAATTCCCCTCGACCGATATATCATCTAACGAATGATTTGCGCCACCAGCTGGGAGTGAACACAAGAATGAAATTAATTAACGGTATGTTCAAGAATAAATGGGTTATGATCCTTGTCTTTCTCATTATTACGGGTTCTTTATTTGATATCTTATTGAATTCGCGGAATGAGACCGTGTATATGTCTCTGCACATTATAATTCTGCTGGTCACGTTGTATGGGTTCTTCTCCATACTTAAGGAAGTAAGTATGACCAAGGAAGAATTGACGATGAATAATCGAAGATTGAATAACATGTTCGAGACTCTGGATGCAGCCATCTGGTATCACGATATGAAGACGGATACAGTGCATGTCACGCCGGGAATCGAGAAGCTGTATGGTTATCCCCGCAGTTCCTTTTATGAGGATAAGACCTTTTGGATGCAGGTTATTGTTCCTGAAGACATGGACGTGATTAGAGACCGGTTATCCAGGACAGCGAAGGGGGAGACGGTTACCAGCAAGTACAGGATCGTCCGCCCAGATGGAGAAGTACGCTGGCTTCAGGACCGGGGAATTCCGAAGATGGATGAGAAGGGCAGCCTCGTGGACTTTACAAGTGTCATTCTCGACATCACCGATCTTATGGAAAGTGAACACCGGTACCAGAGTCTGGTGGAAATGTCGCCGGATCTTATCGCCGTAATTACCCGCGGGCGGATTGATTACATCAATAAGGCGGGCTCTGCGCTTATCGGAGAATCCTCACCCGCGGAGCTGATCGGCCAGCCGATCGAGCGGTTCTTCCCGGACAGGGTCCTGGACGAGATCAATATGAAGGAAGAGGGCGAAGGCAGCGGCCCCAAGAGGAAGACGGTTGAATTCAAAGTGAACCGTGTAGACGGGAAGAGCACGCATGTCGAGCTGTCGGCAAGCCCGATTCTTTTTGAAGGAAGATCTGCGATCCAGGTTATAGGCAGTGATATTTCAATCCGCAAGGAATCGGAGAAAATGGTGGAGTTCATGGCTTATTATGATGCTCTCACCGAGCTTCCCAATCGCTATAAGCTCAGGGAGCATCTGAATCATATCTTGAATCAGGCCAAGAATGAGATGCTGGCGCTCCTCTTCCTGGATCTGGACAGATTCAAGATCATTAATGATACCAAAGGACATATGGTAGGAGACCTTCTGCTGCAGAAGGTGGCTAAGAGGCTGGAGAAGGCCGTTCAAGGAGAAGGTCTGGTCTCCAGGCAGGGCGGAGATGAGTTCATTATTCTGCTGGAGAACTGCAGCAAAGATGAGGTAACCCGGACGGCCAAGCAGCTGCTCATCGAATGCTCAAGACCTATCGAGATCAACCGGCAGGAATACTTCGTCACGGCCAGTATCGGAATCAGTATGTATCCGGCGGACGGGGCGGATGAGGAGACTCTGATCAAGCATGCCGACACTGCCATGTACCTGGCCAAGGAACGGGGGAAGAACAATTACCAGTTCTACTCCTCTGACCTTAACGGGCTGTCGACCCGCAAGATGGAGCTGGAGAATGGGCTCCGGCGGGCGATAGAGCAGGATGAGATGGTGATCTACTATCAGCCGCAGGTAGAGCTCACTACTGGAGAACTCGTCGGGATTGAAGCCCTGCTGCGCTGGAGGCATCCGCAGTATGGGATGATCTCTCCGCTTGAGTTCATTCCACTGGCTGAAGAGACAGGTCTGATCGTTCCCTTGGGGAAATGGGTAATGCGAACGGCCTGCATGCAGAATAAGGCCTGGCAGGATCAGGGACACCCTGCTATTCCTGTAGCTGTGAATATTTCGGTCCGGCAGATGGGAGAGGAGAACTTCGTGGATTCCATCACGGAAGTGCTGAATGAGACTGGCCTGGACCCTCAGTATCTGGAGCTGGAGATTACGGAAAGTATGGTGCAGAATATCGAGAAATCAACCTTGATCCTCAGATTGCTTAGACTGATCGGGGTCAGGATTTCGATCGATGACTTTGGCACAGGCTACTCCTCCCTAAGTATTCTGAAGCATCTTCCGATTGACAAGATCAAGATTGATAAATCCTTCATTGATGATATTATTCATCATTCCAATCAAGGGGCCATGGTGAAGACCATTATCGATATGGGCATCAATCTGAATTTCAAGGTCATTGCGGAAGGGATCGAGAAGAAGGAGCAGATCGACTTCCTGATTCACAATGCCTGCAATCTTGGACAAGGCTATTATTACAGCCCCCCTCTACCTGTAGAGAAGATGGAAGTCTATTTGCGCCAAGGAGCTTCGGGACCAGATGTTCACTAAGCTGGGCTTGCCGATTATGTTTTACACACATGGCCATTATGTATTGAATTTAAATGGCAATCTTTGTATGATGTTATTATACGGATTCCTGAATTCTACCGGCATAAGATTAACTAATTTATTAATTCAAGGGCAATGGATTGTCATTTGAAGTTCGAAGGACAACAACCCCGCAGCTGCTGCGGGGTTGTTTTATTTTTGACCACAATAGGGGGATGAAACATGACCAAGTCTAATGACACCAGAGTTATATTAACCAAGGAAGACCTGATCCAGCAGTTCAAGCAATGCGGAGTGGCGCCCGGGCAGACGATCTTTGTGCACACGTCTCTGAAGAGTCTTGGGTTCGTTGTAGGTGGCGCCGAAACTTTAATCAGAGCTCTGCTCGAAATCGTTGGGGAAGAAGGAACCCTGATGATGCCTTCCCAGACATGGAAGAACCTTGACCCGTCCACAGGCGTGCACTGGGAAGAGCCCCAGGAGTGGTGGCCGATTCTGCGGGAGCACTGGCCTGCCTATGACAAGGAAGTCACTCCGGCCATCGGCATGGGGGTTGTCGCTGAAATGTTCCGGAAATGGCCGGGAGCCAAGAGAACGGATCATCCGGCCCGGTCCATTGCCGCGGTAGGGAAGTATGCGGAGTATATTACGGAGGAGCATGATCTGAGCAATATTTTTGGCGAGAACTCGCCTGTAGATAAATTGTATAAGCTGGATGGATACGTGCTGCTGATCGGGGTGGGATACGACAAGAACACCTCCTTGCATCTCGCTGAGACGAGGGCGGACTTCCCTACCAAGAAATTCACGGATGAGAGCAGTGCGATCATGATAGATGGGAAGCGGCAGTGGGTAACCTACAACACCCAGGCCGTGGATGATGTGGATTTCGTGAGAATCGGGAAGGAGTATGACGAGGCGCATCAGGTTCAGGTCCATAAGGTGGGCAATGCCGAGGTCCGGTTAATCAAGCAGAGAACGCTTGTGGACTGGGCCACGGAATGGATGGAGAAGAATCGGGCCTGACGCATGTTTTTATGGGCAGAATGAAGGCAATGCTGAAGTTGAAGTATCCAGGGACCCCCAAGTAGTTATATAATAGAGACTTACAGATCACAGTATACAAAGGAGTTAGGTCCGTGTGAATAACGAAGAACTGCATAGCGAATTGCCTGAGAATTACGATGAGCTCAAGAAGGCTGCCAACCGTACCTCTGACTGGAGAGCACGTCTGGAAGCGGTTGAGGAACTGGGCAAGCTGAATCATCAACAAGCGATCGGTGTCCTTAAAGGCATCTTGAAGAATGACCCTGTACTTAAGGTGCAGGAAGCCGCGCAGCGCCAGCTCAAAGGGCTCGGGGAGAACGTGGCAATTCCGAAGCGTGAGCCAGGGGATCTGGTTCCGGGAATTACGAAGCTGCTGCTTAGAATCAAGAAGAGTCTGCCGAAAGAGCATTCCTATGAAGAATTCAAAGAAAAGCTTAAGAAGATGAGAATTGATGTGTATGATGTCTATGAAGGCAACAAAGGCGATGAGTTTGATGCATGGCTAGAGGAGAAGTGGGCTTCCCTTCGGACAAGCAAGTACTCTTAATTGACAGGAGTGACTGAGATCCATGGAGATTGATGTTCAATATACACCTAATCCTAATTCGATCAAGATCAGTACGGGCAAGCAGTTATTTGAAGGGCCGCGGAGCACTTCCCTCAAGAGCGGGGATGCGACAGATCATCCGCTGGCCAAGGCTTTGCTAAGCATTGAGGGGATTGATAACTTGTTCGCGGTTAACGACTTTGTCACCATTACCAAGACACCGGATGCGGACTGGGATGCCATCCTTACCCATGTGGAGCAAGCTTTCAACGAAATATACGGCTAAGCGAATTCAGAAGCGAAGCGAGGGACACCTCTGGCAGCCGTGAAGACGGAACCAGGGGTGTTTTTTTGCGAGTACAGAGGAGGAACCGGATTATGGGTTTGTTCGATAAGCTGCGCGGCAGGCAAGGAGAGTCATCAGCTCCTTCAGCTGAGGAGAAGTCAGGTCCTATTGTAGGGTTTGTGCTGCTGGATAGACAGCAATATGATTTTGATGCTTTTAGCCGGAATCTGCAGGAGCAATGGGGAATTCAGACGGGAGAGCAGACGGAGCGGGAAAGTCTCGTGTTCGAGGTGGACGGCATGAAGGTCGCCTGCGGATATATGCCGGCTGTGATTCCCAATCGCGAGGTAGAGGAGAACTGCAAGTATAACTTCCTGTGGAGGGAAGCGGAGCAGGTCGTATCGACTCACCAGGCCCATATTATTGTATCGGTGCTGGGAGCTGAGGATGCGGTAGAGGGGCACAAGCTCTTCACTAAGGTCGCAAGCTCGCTGCTGCAGACGGAGCCCGCAATTGCGATCTATACAACCCCTCTCGTTATGGAAGCGGGGCAGTATGTGGATTTGGCACAATCGCTGAAGGAAGATACTCTACCTGTCGTTCTCTGGGTATTTATCGGGATGTATCAGAATGACCATGGAGTGGGCTCTTATACGGTAGGACTCCGCAGCTTCGGCAAAGACGAGGTCGAGATTGTGAATTCCAGCCAGGGAGCGGGCGATGTCTTTGAATTCGTCTCTGTAATTGTCAGCTTCATTATTGAGAACGATGTAACGCTCAGAGATGGGGAGACAATCGGGTTCTCTGCGGAGCAGAAGCTCTCTCTTACCCGGTCCCCGGGTGTAGCGGCCGAAGGGGATAGCATTAAGATCGCATTCTAGGTCAGTGTGAACCTGAGAATGCCGTTACCCGTGTTCCGTTCACCGGAATGCGGGTCTTTCTTATCTGCTTTGTACGAACTTGTCTCCTGGGTTTCAGATCGGAGCGTTAAGAACCTGTCCCGTCTCTTGGCGTTAATGATATGCTTGTGAAAGAAAGCCAGACGCAAGTATAGATTTCACAGCTTGGTGAATTCGCAAGGTAACCCGGCTTCGCAGAAGACTGACGGATATCATAGTAATTGAACGAAATGAGGTGGGAAGGTTGTCATCAGGTTATTCCCGAATTGTACCCACAGGTGTAACTTTTAAATATCCAGTCATTGATCTGGCAAATAAGCGGGTAATCGCACATGTACTGTTCAATGATATGGTGAAGATGAAAGTTACCATCGACTTGAAGAGTAATACAGTACAGAAAGAAGGAAGTATTGATGATTTTGCTTCCATGACGGGAATTAGCAGAATAATTTTAAACGAGGAACAAATTGTTGAAAGCTTGCGAAGTACGGCAGCGTTCTATATCGAGAACAATATTTCAGATCCTGCCCCTTTATGAAATTTGATCTGCTAATTTCGATATAGCTTTCAGTCCTTTTAATTAGCCTGTGGCAAGATTTTTCTTAGGTTGTAATCTCAATTCTATAGTTTAATATAACTCGCATCTAATATCAGTATTTTTTGATGGGTTAAAGGTAAGGGAGAAAAGGTTATGTTCGGTTCGATAGAGTTATATGCAGGTGTCCTTATAGCATTATTCCTTGCTGGATTCGTTATCCGCATACTGCTGAGGAGAAGAAGCATATATACCCGCAAAGGGATTATCGATCCCTTGAAGGTTAGTATTAAAGATATTGACAAGATGGAGGACGGTAAGGAGTTCGAGGAGTATTTGTACCGTCTGTTCCTTGCTCTTGGATATGAGGATACTTACAAGACGGTCAGCAGCCGTGACTTTGGCGCCGACTTGGTCTTCACCGACAGGGATGGGGAACGGAATGTGATTCAAGCCAAGCGTTATGCGGAGTCGAATCCGGTCGGGCTCAGTGCCGTTCAGGAGATCTACAGCTCTATGCGGTACTATGGAGCCAGTAAATCTATCGTTATTGCTTCCAGCCGGTATACGGAGGCCTGTGAGATTCTGGCTGGTTACAACGGGGTGAAATTGATAGACCGGTCCGGGCTTGTTGAGATCATCCAACTATTTAAGTCCAACCAGATCACGTCCGTTATGGAAATGATCGAGGACGAACCGGAGTTCATTCTGGATCTCGAAGAGAGGCCCCCGGTCGGGAGTAGGAAGGTCAGACTATCCAGCAGGGAAAGGGACGGATAGTCACGCTTGCGGAAGTAGTCTGGAAGCAGGTACAGACACAGGCACAGACACAGGCACAGACACAGGCACAGGCATTGGAAAAGGCTCCAGAAGCGTGATCTGGAGATCAAGAAGAATAGGATACGAAAGAGGGGATAAAGATGAACTTGGACACCCTGTTTGGAGCGCTCCCGCAGCTTCAGTCGGATCGTGTGCGGTTAGCCAAGGTGGAAGAGAAGCACCTGGAAGAACTATTCGGGATATACAGCAATGAGAGGGTGTTTGATTACTGCGGAATCATTCCGAAGCATAACAAGGACACGGTAAGGAAGATGATTCCGCATTTCGAGAGAGACTATTTGAAGAGGTCAGTGATCAAATGGGGTATCTTCAATCGTCAGAACCAGCAAGAAGACAGACTGATTGGCATTGCGGAAGCTTTTAATTTCAA contains:
- a CDS encoding HEAT repeat domain-containing protein codes for the protein MNNEELHSELPENYDELKKAANRTSDWRARLEAVEELGKLNHQQAIGVLKGILKNDPVLKVQEAAQRQLKGLGENVAIPKREPGDLVPGITKLLLRIKKSLPKEHSYEEFKEKLKKMRIDVYDVYEGNKGDEFDAWLEEKWASLRTSKYS
- a CDS encoding FAD-dependent oxidoreductase, yielding MLMNKYDTVVIGGGLAGFIAAIYLAKGGHSVALVEKSGRWGGRAITNKKNQAYLNLGGHALYQAGRAYSILKELGVRLEGGKPASHIHAVWNNQSIPLLAGPASLLSSKLLTWPNKMNLMRLMMKLKQLKPDQMKAGSLRAWAEHEIHDPMVRHIFYALCRTSTYSHAPDDQLAGPALAQVQRSLQGVLYLNHGWQTVIDQLKVIAEQAGVHLVSGQSVIEIVHDQGRVQSVALEGGASLEAHHVISTASPAEIYKLVRGAEHTELKRWKENTRPSAAACLDVGLKRLPVAAREFAIGLDQPIFFSHHTAHAKLSDDGTRVVHLVKYLGQGESDPDADYEMLTAAMSLIQPGWEQEVVTQRYLPRMTVTHNYLHVGQPDSLAGPSVRGIEGLYVAGDWVSQGEMLADASAASALRAAQYISQRSKRNLIEVSARR
- a CDS encoding GGDEF and EAL domain-containing protein, whose protein sequence is MKLINGMFKNKWVMILVFLIITGSLFDILLNSRNETVYMSLHIIILLVTLYGFFSILKEVSMTKEELTMNNRRLNNMFETLDAAIWYHDMKTDTVHVTPGIEKLYGYPRSSFYEDKTFWMQVIVPEDMDVIRDRLSRTAKGETVTSKYRIVRPDGEVRWLQDRGIPKMDEKGSLVDFTSVILDITDLMESEHRYQSLVEMSPDLIAVITRGRIDYINKAGSALIGESSPAELIGQPIERFFPDRVLDEINMKEEGEGSGPKRKTVEFKVNRVDGKSTHVELSASPILFEGRSAIQVIGSDISIRKESEKMVEFMAYYDALTELPNRYKLREHLNHILNQAKNEMLALLFLDLDRFKIINDTKGHMVGDLLLQKVAKRLEKAVQGEGLVSRQGGDEFIILLENCSKDEVTRTAKQLLIECSRPIEINRQEYFVTASIGISMYPADGADEETLIKHADTAMYLAKERGKNNYQFYSSDLNGLSTRKMELENGLRRAIEQDEMVIYYQPQVELTTGELVGIEALLRWRHPQYGMISPLEFIPLAEETGLIVPLGKWVMRTACMQNKAWQDQGHPAIPVAVNISVRQMGEENFVDSITEVLNETGLDPQYLELEITESMVQNIEKSTLILRLLRLIGVRISIDDFGTGYSSLSILKHLPIDKIKIDKSFIDDIIHHSNQGAMVKTIIDMGINLNFKVIAEGIEKKEQIDFLIHNACNLGQGYYYSPPLPVEKMEVYLRQGASGPDVH
- a CDS encoding RNA polymerase sigma-70 factor — translated: MELTGTAEQYGSYKPLLFSLAYRMLGSVTEAEDIVQEAFLYVNETKPDHILNPKAYLCKIVTHRCIDHLRSASKQREVYVGPWLPEPLVMNDETPKGPDELYTHKESISTAYLLLLQQLSWTERAVFLLREVLQYEYNEIAEIVGKSSANCRQIFRRAKSALTRIPMADTDQEKTAAPVKPALLEQASGAVEQFVQALLSGDVNALLNIIKSDAVLYSDGGGKVNAAVRPIHGVERIAMFFSSLLAKAPEGFSYSVTSVNGDIGIVTYTHGQPLNVVTFQVQEGQIASIYLVVNPDKLRHIPAI
- a CDS encoding restriction endonuclease, with the protein product MFGSIELYAGVLIALFLAGFVIRILLRRRSIYTRKGIIDPLKVSIKDIDKMEDGKEFEEYLYRLFLALGYEDTYKTVSSRDFGADLVFTDRDGERNVIQAKRYAESNPVGLSAVQEIYSSMRYYGASKSIVIASSRYTEACEILAGYNGVKLIDRSGLVEIIQLFKSNQITSVMEMIEDEPEFILDLEERPPVGSRKVRLSSRERDG
- a CDS encoding GNAT family protein, encoding MNLDTLFGALPQLQSDRVRLAKVEEKHLEELFGIYSNERVFDYCGIIPKHNKDTVRKMIPHFERDYLKRSVIKWGIFNRQNQQEDRLIGIAEAFNFNQKVNMVTIGYFLAEPCWGQGLATETVGLLTRFLFEDAEVNRIQAEVMPANEASKKVLLKNGYVHEGTLRQASLWAGKGIVDLEMYSQLRAEYAGK
- a CDS encoding DUF4261 domain-containing protein; translation: MGLFDKLRGRQGESSAPSAEEKSGPIVGFVLLDRQQYDFDAFSRNLQEQWGIQTGEQTERESLVFEVDGMKVACGYMPAVIPNREVEENCKYNFLWREAEQVVSTHQAHIIVSVLGAEDAVEGHKLFTKVASSLLQTEPAIAIYTTPLVMEAGQYVDLAQSLKEDTLPVVLWVFIGMYQNDHGVGSYTVGLRSFGKDEVEIVNSSQGAGDVFEFVSVIVSFIIENDVTLRDGETIGFSAEQKLSLTRSPGVAAEGDSIKIAF
- a CDS encoding NifU N-terminal domain-containing protein, with the translated sequence MEIDVQYTPNPNSIKISTGKQLFEGPRSTSLKSGDATDHPLAKALLSIEGIDNLFAVNDFVTITKTPDADWDAILTHVEQAFNEIYG
- a CDS encoding AAC(3) family N-acetyltransferase; translated protein: MTKSNDTRVILTKEDLIQQFKQCGVAPGQTIFVHTSLKSLGFVVGGAETLIRALLEIVGEEGTLMMPSQTWKNLDPSTGVHWEEPQEWWPILREHWPAYDKEVTPAIGMGVVAEMFRKWPGAKRTDHPARSIAAVGKYAEYITEEHDLSNIFGENSPVDKLYKLDGYVLLIGVGYDKNTSLHLAETRADFPTKKFTDESSAIMIDGKRQWVTYNTQAVDDVDFVRIGKEYDEAHQVQVHKVGNAEVRLIKQRTLVDWATEWMEKNRA